Proteins from a single region of Bacteroidales bacterium:
- a CDS encoding lipocalin family protein, translating to MNKKVFISLALVLCTFFSCSSYEDGPAVSLIPRKVRLVNKWKMEKKFINDQEQTLSEDEKKGYWNLKNDNTAEVVSYSGSLTYTFTGTWEEVDHYNKVRIKVSGTFLGFPVTLEDEYIILRLTNNELWVKQVKNNETYEYHLVTY from the coding sequence ATGAATAAGAAAGTGTTTATTTCATTAGCATTAGTTTTATGTACATTTTTTTCGTGTAGCAGCTACGAAGATGGACCGGCTGTAAGTCTTATTCCCAGGAAGGTTCGCCTCGTCAATAAATGGAAAATGGAAAAGAAATTTATAAACGACCAAGAACAAACTTTGAGTGAAGATGAGAAAAAAGGATACTGGAATTTAAAAAACGATAATACAGCTGAAGTAGTTTCTTACTCGGGTAGTTTAACATATACCTTTACAGGAACATGGGAAGAAGTAGATCATTATAATAAAGTCAGAATTAAAGTTAGTGGAACCTTCTTGGGCTTTCCCGTCACACTAGAAGATGAATACATCATCCTAAGGCTAACAAACAATGAACTATGGGTTAAACAAGTGAAAAATAACGAGACTTATGAATATCATTTGGTAACCTATTAA
- a CDS encoding Plug domain-containing protein, whose product MKKICFFTVFLVIYCQCFSQKDTSFILPEINIIEAKSKIGMWNIQPTDTTSNVLLTQQLELSSPMHLKTYNPGGNVSFSFHGLGSNHTLMLWNGFPINSSFLGQPLIYGLGLLEVGKSALFPGSLSAAIFPGGPGAILALDERSSTKKAFVIEYGSYKTMRTLLKWENKWKKHRTAPSFSFSRSNNDYHFINNAFGDPN is encoded by the coding sequence ATGAAAAAAATTTGTTTTTTTACCGTTTTTCTTGTAATTTACTGTCAATGCTTTTCCCAAAAAGATACCAGTTTCATATTACCTGAAATTAATATCATTGAAGCAAAGTCTAAAATTGGTATGTGGAACATACAACCAACTGATACCACAAGCAATGTTCTTCTTACTCAACAGCTTGAACTTTCATCGCCCATGCACTTAAAGACATATAATCCAGGAGGGAACGTGTCTTTTTCCTTTCATGGCCTAGGTAGTAATCACACTCTTATGCTATGGAATGGTTTTCCCATTAATTCTTCCTTTTTGGGTCAACCTTTGATTTATGGTTTAGGGCTTTTAGAAGTAGGAAAATCTGCATTGTTTCCAGGTTCATTATCGGCTGCCATTTTCCCCGGAGGACCTGGAGCTATATTAGCATTAGATGAAAGAAGTTCAACTAAAAAAGCTTTTGTAATAGAGTATGGCTCATATAAAACGATGAGAACTTTACTCAAATGGGAAAATAAGTGGAAAAAACATCGTACAGCACCTTCATTTAGTTTTTCTCGATCTAATAACGACTATCATTTCATCAATAATGCTTTTGGTGATCCCAAT
- a CDS encoding DUF5106 domain-containing protein yields MKKIIYLLIGFMFTLQLSAQGYKIYLKTNWKDTNILIGYYYGKYQYVLDTARADKTGLATFEKKDTVKGGIYFFVFPDKKYFEFILDKDRNIRFEADTSDFINTLKIKGSEDNIVFNNYQRYVTSKAKDAENLSKKYKSLKERNSQSDSLKLLEEKIKKLNEEVINYKTDLIKKYPQSLLTKTLIASKDPEEPKNVPVLENGKKDSLFIYMYYRKHFWDNVDLADDRLLRTPIFHNKLETYFTKVIPQIPDTIIKEADAFIEKVKSNKELFKYTVWYLTYTSETSQVMGMDAVFVYLVDKIYRPGLAYWVSEKTTKKMIEKADKIKPNLIGKIAPELILIDTNNNLVSLHSIKAKYVILYFWDPQCGHCAKETPKLIEYFQRIKDSLNIKVYAVCTDSSLTRWKKGIIEKKMGDFINVNGTRTAYGNFHESYDIYSTPVVYILDHRKRIIAKRIPVEQIDSFLKFYEKKPLFKD; encoded by the coding sequence ATGAAAAAGATAATTTATCTCTTGATTGGGTTTATGTTTACTTTGCAGTTAAGTGCACAGGGATACAAAATCTATCTTAAAACCAACTGGAAAGATACCAACATTTTGATCGGATACTATTATGGTAAGTATCAGTACGTACTTGATACTGCCCGAGCCGACAAAACAGGTCTTGCTACGTTCGAGAAAAAAGATACTGTCAAAGGCGGCATTTATTTCTTTGTGTTTCCTGACAAAAAGTATTTTGAGTTTATTCTCGATAAAGATAGAAACATTCGTTTCGAAGCCGATACGTCAGATTTTATTAATACTCTTAAAATCAAAGGATCTGAAGACAACATAGTATTTAATAACTACCAACGTTATGTTACTAGCAAAGCAAAAGATGCGGAGAATTTATCTAAAAAATACAAATCTTTGAAAGAAAGAAATTCTCAATCAGATAGTTTGAAATTGCTTGAAGAAAAAATCAAAAAGCTCAATGAAGAAGTCATTAATTACAAGACTGATTTGATTAAAAAATATCCTCAAAGCCTACTTACTAAAACACTTATAGCATCGAAGGACCCTGAAGAACCTAAAAATGTACCTGTTCTTGAAAACGGCAAAAAAGATTCTCTTTTCATTTACATGTATTATCGTAAACATTTTTGGGACAACGTAGATCTAGCAGATGATAGACTATTGCGAACTCCCATTTTTCACAACAAGTTGGAAACATATTTTACCAAAGTCATACCTCAAATCCCCGACACAATCATCAAGGAGGCAGATGCATTTATTGAAAAGGTAAAAAGTAACAAAGAATTGTTCAAATATACTGTTTGGTATCTTACCTATACCTCAGAAACATCCCAGGTTATGGGTATGGATGCTGTTTTTGTTTATTTGGTTGATAAAATTTATAGGCCAGGTCTTGCCTATTGGGTTTCTGAGAAAACAACTAAAAAAATGATTGAAAAAGCTGATAAAATAAAACCCAACTTAATTGGTAAAATTGCTCCTGAATTGATTCTAATCGATACCAACAACAATCTCGTATCTTTGCACTCAATCAAAGCCAAATATGTGATTCTATATTTTTGGGATCCCCAATGTGGTCATTGTGCAAAGGAAACACCAAAACTTATTGAATATTTTCAAAGAATTAAAGACAGTTTGAATATCAAAGTTTATGCGGTATGTACCGATTCAAGCCTCACCCGCTGGAAAAAAGGCATTATCGAGAAAAAAATGGGTGATTTTATCAATGTTAATGGGACTCGAACAGCGTATGGTAATTTTCACGAATCTTATGATATTTATTCAACTCCTGTCGTATATATTCTTGATCATAGAAAGCGTATTATAGCTAAACGAATACCTGTAGAACAGATTGATTCTTTTCTGAAATTCTATGAAAAAAAGCCTCTTTTCAAAGATTGA
- the rpe gene encoding ribulose-phosphate 3-epimerase, with amino-acid sequence MIQISASILSANFLRLEEEIEELNQSEVDFIHIDVMDGLFVPNISLGFPVIDAIANVAKKPLDIHLMIYKPERYIEKFLEYKPAFISIHYEGQDHLHRVIELIKKNGTKAGVVINPHTPVSVLESTLCDADMVLVMSVNPGFGGQQFIPHSLTKVKQLRNLIDDLKTSTLIEVDGGISKENVSLLVQHGADILVIGNALFTQKNKAQYIQAIKTLVST; translated from the coding sequence ATGATACAAATTTCTGCATCTATTCTTTCAGCAAATTTTCTCCGATTAGAAGAAGAAATCGAAGAATTAAACCAGAGCGAAGTTGATTTCATTCATATCGATGTAATGGATGGGCTTTTTGTGCCCAACATTTCTTTAGGTTTTCCAGTCATTGATGCTATTGCTAACGTAGCCAAAAAACCTCTCGATATTCATCTCATGATTTACAAACCTGAACGTTACATTGAAAAATTTTTAGAATACAAACCAGCTTTCATTAGTATTCACTACGAAGGACAAGACCATCTGCACAGAGTAATAGAGCTCATTAAAAAAAATGGAACCAAGGCTGGTGTGGTAATCAATCCTCATACACCGGTTTCTGTTTTAGAATCTACTCTTTGCGATGCTGATATGGTTCTTGTCATGTCGGTCAATCCAGGTTTTGGAGGTCAACAATTTATTCCCCATTCACTTACAAAAGTCAAACAGCTTCGTAATCTCATCGATGATCTAAAAACATCCACCCTCATTGAAGTAGACGGAGGAATCAGTAAAGAAAATGTTTCCTTGCTCGTACAACATGGAGCTGACATCTTGGTAATAGGCAATGCTCTTTTTACTCAAAAAAATAAAGCTCAATATATTCAAGCTATTAAAACTCTAGTAAGTACCTGA
- a CDS encoding DMT family transporter gives MKKSLFSKIDALPYSQVGVFFVFIEILSLTVVYLSTKLLLNNLSFPVFGFYWFLSGFFWNLLIVFFDPKTYQSIIDIFRFPLFMFSIGFLDAVATVMWFKAIESTPNPSIVSFMTNVSPIYALILGYIFHKERFKLLEVIGMVITFAGLIMISYQKNITVHGFMFENAGIILISSLISQAGKTILKYRISSFHPVAFAVNRLFFLLSFVIIFLMLEPKKYNLSIPFEQAFLIFLASFFGPFLATIAGYKALSLLKMSTYSFLSSVRSLFVLIASFIFLHKLPLVHQTIGGLLTIIGFLFISMKNKYYDPNKNGS, from the coding sequence ATGAAAAAAAGCCTCTTTTCAAAGATTGACGCATTACCTTATTCACAAGTTGGTGTGTTTTTTGTTTTTATAGAGATACTTTCTCTTACAGTCGTATATCTATCGACCAAGCTTTTGCTAAACAATTTATCTTTCCCTGTATTTGGTTTCTACTGGTTCCTTTCAGGTTTTTTTTGGAATTTACTCATCGTTTTTTTTGATCCAAAGACTTATCAATCAATCATAGATATTTTTCGTTTTCCACTTTTTATGTTCTCGATTGGATTTTTAGACGCTGTGGCAACTGTTATGTGGTTCAAAGCTATTGAATCTACTCCTAATCCCAGCATCGTATCTTTTATGACCAACGTGAGTCCAATTTATGCCTTGATTTTAGGATATATCTTTCATAAAGAGCGTTTCAAATTGCTTGAAGTTATAGGAATGGTCATTACTTTTGCCGGTCTTATTATGATTTCCTACCAGAAAAATATAACTGTTCATGGGTTTATGTTTGAGAATGCTGGAATAATTTTAATTTCTTCACTTATAAGTCAAGCTGGTAAAACCATTTTAAAGTATAGGATAAGTTCTTTCCATCCAGTAGCTTTCGCTGTTAATAGACTTTTCTTTCTGTTGAGCTTTGTTATCATCTTTTTGATGCTAGAGCCAAAAAAATATAACCTTTCAATTCCTTTCGAACAAGCTTTCTTGATCTTCTTAGCTTCTTTTTTTGGCCCTTTTCTTGCTACCATTGCTGGATATAAAGCTCTCTCTTTGCTCAAAATGAGTACGTATTCCTTTCTCTCATCAGTTCGTTCTTTGTTTGTCCTTATTGCTTCTTTTATTTTTTTACATAAACTTCCCCTGGTTCATCAAACAATAGGTGGCCTCCTTACTATCATTGGTTTCCTTTTCATTTCTATGAAAAATAAATACTATGATCCAAATAAAAACGGTTCTTAA
- the elbB gene encoding isoprenoid biosynthesis glyoxalase ElbB encodes MKRVAVILSGCGVFDGSEIHEAIMSMLAIDQLGGEYTLFAPNKNQAHVIDHLNGEISKETRNVLVEAARIARGKIQPLENLSANDFDALVIPGGYGVAKNLSDYAFKGENFSVDPVFENIVKAFYKAKKPIAALCIAPVVIAKIIGQDVQVTIGSDQNTAGHINQFGAKHVETNATGVVVDKNHKIVTTPCYMLASRISEIYEGAYKAIKELFELMS; translated from the coding sequence ATGAAAAGAGTAGCAGTTATCTTATCAGGTTGTGGAGTATTTGACGGCTCAGAAATTCATGAAGCCATCATGTCTATGTTAGCCATTGATCAACTGGGAGGTGAATACACCCTCTTTGCACCTAACAAAAATCAAGCACACGTTATTGATCACTTGAACGGAGAAATAAGTAAAGAAACACGAAATGTACTGGTCGAAGCAGCTCGTATTGCTAGAGGAAAGATCCAACCTTTGGAAAATCTAAGTGCAAACGACTTTGACGCCCTGGTCATTCCCGGTGGTTATGGTGTTGCCAAAAACCTATCAGATTACGCTTTTAAAGGCGAAAACTTCTCTGTGGATCCAGTTTTTGAAAACATAGTTAAAGCTTTTTACAAAGCTAAAAAACCTATTGCAGCCTTATGTATCGCACCCGTAGTTATTGCCAAAATCATTGGACAAGATGTTCAAGTTACCATAGGTTCCGATCAAAATACTGCTGGTCACATCAATCAATTTGGAGCAAAACACGTCGAAACTAATGCCACTGGTGTTGTAGTTGATAAGAACCATAAAATAGTAACCACACCTTGCTACATGTTAGCTTCTCGCATTAGTGAAATATATGAAGGAGCTTACAAGGCCATAAAAGAATTATTTGAGCTTATGTCATGA
- a CDS encoding lipocalin family protein, whose translation MKNYLSIVTIMILFTLVSCGKYEEGPAISFLPKKARLVNKWKIEKHFFNDQEQTLSEDEKKGYIEFKKDNTFESVSYDGSVSFTLTGTWEEIDNYSQVKVKYTGVYMGVPYSYETTFTILRLKNNELWIEYKDENNNRYKEYYVSY comes from the coding sequence ATGAAAAATTATTTGTCTATCGTAACAATTATGATCCTATTTACCCTGGTTTCTTGTGGTAAATACGAAGAAGGCCCTGCTATCAGCTTTCTCCCTAAGAAGGCTAGATTAGTTAATAAGTGGAAAATTGAGAAGCATTTCTTCAACGATCAAGAACAGACTCTTTCCGAAGATGAAAAGAAGGGATACATTGAATTTAAGAAAGACAACACATTCGAAAGTGTTTCTTATGATGGATCTGTATCATTTACATTAACAGGTACATGGGAAGAAATCGACAATTATTCTCAGGTTAAAGTTAAGTACACAGGCGTTTACATGGGAGTACCTTACTCTTATGAGACAACTTTCACTATTTTGAGATTAAAGAACAATGAATTATGGATCGAATACAAAGACGAGAACAACAATCGTTACAAGGAATATTATGTAAGTTATTAA
- a CDS encoding CoA-binding protein produces MEKVTVIIGASPNPDRYSYIATLLCIQYGIPIYPVGVRDGIIGNIPIVTCKTKFEKVHTVSLYISEEKQKEWYEYIFSLEPQRIIFNPGTYNPELEKLAYSKGIECVLNCMITMLHSGTY; encoded by the coding sequence ATGGAAAAAGTTACAGTGATCATTGGCGCCAGTCCCAATCCTGATCGATATTCTTATATTGCAACTTTGCTTTGCATACAGTATGGCATACCTATTTACCCTGTAGGTGTTAGAGACGGAATCATTGGAAATATACCTATTGTGACTTGTAAAACAAAATTTGAAAAAGTTCACACCGTATCCTTGTATATATCTGAAGAAAAACAGAAAGAATGGTATGAATACATCTTTTCCCTTGAACCCCAGAGAATTATATTCAATCCTGGTACTTATAATCCCGAACTTGAAAAACTAGCCTACTCCAAAGGCATAGAGTGCGTGTTAAATTGTATGATAACCATGCTTCATTCAGGTACTTACTAG
- a CDS encoding T9SS type A sorting domain-containing protein has translation MKKIVLFVFCWWVAQGGRAQYPPPAGELGSTAIHADSSIFIGWATSCQVLRGYININDTTTTANGSNRASYGTPENALGKADNQVVSLGDKGVAILTFYPFEIFDGPGFDFAIFENGFSNSFLELALVEVSSDGEHFYRFPAHSLTQTITQVGPFDTLDARLINNLAGKYRALYGTPFDLSDLTDMPRDEKQHIKYVRIIDVGGSIDSSFGTKDAFGNLINDPFPTPFASCGFDLDALGIIHGFAFLPEINTSTLFYPNPVTDYIFLKINTEKIELFDLTGRIEIVYSQPPSRIDLSKLLPGTYIMQINDQVSTLLIKK, from the coding sequence ATGAAAAAAATCGTACTTTTTGTTTTTTGTTGGTGGGTTGCCCAGGGTGGCAGGGCACAATATCCACCACCAGCTGGTGAATTAGGATCAACAGCCATTCATGCAGATTCATCTATTTTTATTGGGTGGGCAACCTCATGTCAGGTGTTACGAGGTTATATCAACATAAATGATACAACAACGACTGCCAATGGCTCTAATCGAGCATCTTACGGAACGCCCGAAAACGCTCTTGGGAAAGCCGACAACCAAGTGGTGAGTTTGGGTGATAAAGGTGTGGCTATTTTGACTTTTTACCCTTTTGAGATTTTTGATGGACCAGGATTTGACTTTGCCATTTTTGAAAATGGTTTTTCGAACAGTTTTTTAGAACTTGCATTGGTTGAAGTAAGCTCAGATGGTGAACATTTTTATCGTTTTCCTGCGCACTCTCTCACCCAAACTATCACCCAGGTGGGGCCTTTCGACACCCTGGACGCTAGACTTATCAACAACTTGGCTGGCAAATACAGAGCTCTCTATGGTACTCCATTTGACCTATCGGATCTTACCGATATGCCCAGAGACGAAAAACAACATATCAAATACGTTCGAATTATTGATGTAGGTGGATCTATAGATTCTTCTTTTGGAACAAAAGATGCCTTCGGTAATTTGATCAATGATCCTTTTCCTACCCCCTTCGCTTCCTGTGGTTTTGACCTCGATGCCTTAGGAATTATTCATGGCTTCGCCTTTTTGCCTGAAATAAATACTTCTACTCTTTTTTATCCAAATCCTGTCACAGATTATATATTTTTAAAAATCAACACGGAAAAAATAGAACTTTTTGATTTAACTGGCAGAATAGAAATTGTTTACTCCCAACCTCCTAGTCGAATTGATCTTTCTAAGCTTTTGCCCGGAACCTACATTATGCAAATTAATGATCAAGTGTCAACTTTGCTTATAAAAAAATGA
- a CDS encoding DUF5063 domain-containing protein yields MKEINNEIVFPELEEFLFVGKEYCFFLEKISSREVHDVLDYVRKILPYLYIKASMIPFSELTDDDFIQRYVSEEDYEIVFNEVREKVQTLEPHYIYNPELKEPEKISIAEALTDIYQDIKDLLLAFNRGLTHEKISVEKYAHLWFIERIGTRIVQVLPAFHQWYVNTYQREV; encoded by the coding sequence ATGAAGGAAATTAATAACGAAATCGTATTCCCCGAACTGGAAGAATTTCTTTTCGTAGGCAAAGAATACTGTTTCTTTTTAGAAAAAATATCTTCTAGAGAAGTCCATGATGTTCTGGACTATGTAAGGAAAATTCTGCCTTACCTTTACATTAAAGCAAGTATGATACCCTTTTCTGAACTTACTGACGACGATTTTATTCAGCGATATGTCAGCGAAGAAGATTATGAGATTGTTTTCAACGAAGTACGTGAAAAAGTCCAAACACTTGAACCTCATTACATTTACAATCCTGAGTTAAAAGAGCCAGAAAAAATATCCATAGCTGAAGCATTGACTGACATTTACCAAGATATCAAGGATTTACTTTTAGCCTTTAACCGAGGATTGACCCATGAAAAAATCTCAGTAGAAAAATATGCTCATCTTTGGTTCATAGAACGAATTGGCACGCGAATTGTACAGGTTTTGCCAGCCTTTCATCAATGGTACGTTAATACTTATCAGCGTGAAGTATAA